One window of the Lepisosteus oculatus isolate fLepOcu1 chromosome 24, fLepOcu1.hap2, whole genome shotgun sequence genome contains the following:
- the LOC102685360 gene encoding ras-related protein Rab-14: MATAPYNYSYIFKYIIIGDMGVGKSCLLHQFTEKKFMADCPHTIGVEFGTRIIEVSGQKIKLQIWDTAGQERFRAVTRSYYRGAAGALMVYDITRRSTYNHLSSWLTDARNLTNPNTVIILIGNKADLEAQRDVTYEEAKQFAEENGLLFLEASAKTGENVEDAFLEAAKKIYQNIQDGSLDLNAAESGVQHKPSAPQGGRLTSEPQPQREGCGC, from the exons ATGGCCACTGCTCCGTACAACTATTCCTACATCTTCAAGTACATCATCATTG GGGACATGGGAGTGGGAAAGTCCTGTTTGCTTCACCAGttcacagaaaagaaat TTATGGCCGACTGCCCCCACACGATCGGCGTGGAGTTCGGGACGAGGATAATCGAGGTCAGCGGGCAGAAGATCAAGCTGCAGATCTGGGACACGGCGGGCCAGGAGAGGTTCAGAGCCGTCACGCGGAGTTACTACAGAGGGGCGGCCGGGGCGCTGATGGTTTACGACATCACCAG GAGAAGCACGTACAACCACCTTAGCAGCTGGCTGACAGATGCGAGAAACCTTACCAACCCCAACACT GTGATCATCCTGATAGGAAATAAGGCAGACCTGGAGGCCCAGCGAGATGTGACGTACGAAGAGGCCAAGCAGTTTGCAGAAGAAAATG GTCTGTTATTCCTTGAAGCAAGTGCAAAAAC GGGCGAGAACGTGGAAGACGCATTCCTGGAGGCGGCCAAGAAGATCTACCAGAACATTCAGGACGGCAGCCTGGACCTGAACGCCGCCGAGTCGGGGGTCCAGCACAAGCCCTCGGCCCCCCAGGGCGGGAGGCTAACCAGCGAACCACAGCCCCAGAGGGAAGGGTGTGGCTGCTAA